A stretch of the Coturnix japonica isolate 7356 chromosome 27, Coturnix japonica 2.1, whole genome shotgun sequence genome encodes the following:
- the PHOSPHO1 gene encoding phosphoethanolamine/phosphocholine phosphatase isoform X1, translating into MLNWRQKGAFGEEVLSGSCCISGLITSTKLKPVLEEPQETWNSLNCEHSCQLCVVSQLLHCSNLQALNDVRKHGRSHFILEGLLFFCRRWKDTLPGSSCPGVGMASSRPPKYLLVFDFDETIINENSDDSIVRAAPGQALPEHIRQSFREGFYNEYMQRVLAYMGDQGVKMGDFKAVYENIPLSPGMSDLFQFLSKNHELFEIILISDANMFGIESKLRAAGFYSLFRKIFSNPSSFDKRGYFTLGPYHSHKCLDCPANMCKRKILTEYLAERAQEEVEFERVFYVGDGANDFCPSVTLTSADVAFPRKGYPMHQMTQEMEKKQPGTFQATVVPWESATEVARYLQELLKKKC; encoded by the exons ATGCTTAACTGGAGACAGAAAGGAGCTTTTGGTGAAGAAGTTCTGAGTGGGAGTTGTTGTATTTCAG GGCTTATTACCAGTACAAAATTGAAGCCTGTGTTGGAGGAACCTCAGGAGACCTGGAATAGCCTGAACTGTGAgcacagctgccagctctgtgtcgtgtcccagctgctgcactg ttccaACCTTCAGGCTTTGAATGATGTTAGGAAACACGGCCGctctcatttcattttggaaggactccttttcttttgcagaaggtGGAAGGACACTCTCCCAGGAAGCAGCTGCCCG GGTGTTGGTATGGCCAGCTCCCGGCCTCCCAAGTACCTCCTGGTCTTTGATTTTGATGAGACCATCATCAATGAGAACAGTGATGACTCCATCGTGCGGGCAGCACCAGGGCAGGCATTGCCTGAGCACATCCGACAGAGCTTCCGTGAAGGCTTCTACAATGAGTACATGCAACGTGTCCTGGCCTACATGGGGGACCAGGGCGTCAAGATGGGGGACTTCAAGGCCGTCTATGAGAACATTCCCCTGTCTCCAGGCATGTCTGACCTCTTCCAGTTCCTCTCCAAGAACCACGAGCTCTTTGAGATCATCCTCATCTCCGACGCCAACATGTTTGGTATTGAAAGCAAACTGAGGGCGGCCGGTTTTTACTCCCTCTTCCGTAAAATCTTCAGCAACCCATCCAGCTTTGACAAGAGGGGTTACTTCACCTTGGGGCCCTACCACAGCCACAAGTGCCTTGACTGCCCAGCCAATATGTGCAAGCGCAAAATCCTAACGGAGTACCTGGCCGAGAGGGCGCAGGAAGAGGTGGAGTTCGAGAGGGTATTTTATGTTGGGGATGGTGCCAATGACTTCTGCCCTTCAGTGACTTTGACTTCAGCTGACGTTGCTTTCCCCCGGAAGGGTTACCCCATGCACCAGATGACCCAGGAGATGGAGAAGAAGCAGCCTGGAACCTTCCAAGCCACCGTTGTTCCCTGGGAGTCAGCTACTGAGGTCGCCCGCTATCTGCAGGAGCTCCTCAAGAAGAAGTGCTGA
- the PHOSPHO1 gene encoding phosphoethanolamine/phosphocholine phosphatase isoform X2 gives MKRCCEGVGLPCLFKGVGMASSRPPKYLLVFDFDETIINENSDDSIVRAAPGQALPEHIRQSFREGFYNEYMQRVLAYMGDQGVKMGDFKAVYENIPLSPGMSDLFQFLSKNHELFEIILISDANMFGIESKLRAAGFYSLFRKIFSNPSSFDKRGYFTLGPYHSHKCLDCPANMCKRKILTEYLAERAQEEVEFERVFYVGDGANDFCPSVTLTSADVAFPRKGYPMHQMTQEMEKKQPGTFQATVVPWESATEVARYLQELLKKKC, from the exons atgaaaaggtgCTGTGAGGGTGTTGGGCTGCCATGCCTGTTTAAG GGTGTTGGTATGGCCAGCTCCCGGCCTCCCAAGTACCTCCTGGTCTTTGATTTTGATGAGACCATCATCAATGAGAACAGTGATGACTCCATCGTGCGGGCAGCACCAGGGCAGGCATTGCCTGAGCACATCCGACAGAGCTTCCGTGAAGGCTTCTACAATGAGTACATGCAACGTGTCCTGGCCTACATGGGGGACCAGGGCGTCAAGATGGGGGACTTCAAGGCCGTCTATGAGAACATTCCCCTGTCTCCAGGCATGTCTGACCTCTTCCAGTTCCTCTCCAAGAACCACGAGCTCTTTGAGATCATCCTCATCTCCGACGCCAACATGTTTGGTATTGAAAGCAAACTGAGGGCGGCCGGTTTTTACTCCCTCTTCCGTAAAATCTTCAGCAACCCATCCAGCTTTGACAAGAGGGGTTACTTCACCTTGGGGCCCTACCACAGCCACAAGTGCCTTGACTGCCCAGCCAATATGTGCAAGCGCAAAATCCTAACGGAGTACCTGGCCGAGAGGGCGCAGGAAGAGGTGGAGTTCGAGAGGGTATTTTATGTTGGGGATGGTGCCAATGACTTCTGCCCTTCAGTGACTTTGACTTCAGCTGACGTTGCTTTCCCCCGGAAGGGTTACCCCATGCACCAGATGACCCAGGAGATGGAGAAGAAGCAGCCTGGAACCTTCCAAGCCACCGTTGTTCCCTGGGAGTCAGCTACTGAGGTCGCCCGCTATCTGCAGGAGCTCCTCAAGAAGAAGTGCTGA
- the ABI3 gene encoding ABI gene family member 3, with protein sequence MAEPLQPCDVPAARQGLRDNHNNLQRVAEYCESNYLQASDKRKALEETMAFSTQSLASVAYQVSSLATTFLQLLDLQAAELQKLEANVSCVAQSVDMHKEKVSRREIGALTVSKRFPSHQKITSPPNPPSLEPYYRKPLNFSILDDIGHGIKDHSTQLSRTGTLSRKGMKITTQSAGTMGRSTRVPEPIQPPVVPEGKLSAASSASSLTSISSSGGAPGEGIPAPPPLPPLPGPPPTPAAATIPPPPPLPGDLLPPPPPPGDLDVPPPDFSLPVSNDPESPLPPPPPLPNFEDFTPPPPPPAAEEPSCVPESYLDKVLTIYPYTRQKDNELSFEPGALIYVTRRYSDGWCEGIMGEEAGFFPGNYVEPF encoded by the exons ATGGCGGAGCCGCTGCAGCCCTGCGATGTCCCCGCAGCACGGCAGGGACTGCGTGATAACCACAACAACCTGCAGCGTGTGGCTGAGTATTGCGAGAGCAACTACCTGCAG GCAAGCGACAAGAGGAAGGCTCTGGAGGAGACGATGGCTTTCAGCACACAGTCCTTGGCCAGTGTGGCTTATCAGGTCAGCAGCCTGGCCACcaccttcctgcagctgctggaccTGCAGGCAGCCGAGCTGCAAAAGCTGGAGGCCAATGTCAGCTGTGTAGCCCAG AGCGTTGACATGCACAAGGAGAAAGTATCTCGTCGGGAGATCGGCGCTTTGACCGTCAGTAAGAGGTTCCCATCCCACCAGAAGATCAcatccccccccaacccaccctCCCTAGAGCCCTACTACAGGAAACCCCTCAACTTCAGCATCCTGGATGACATCGGTCACGGCATAAAG GATCACAGCACTCAGCTGTCCAGGACAGGCACACTGTCTCGGAAAGGGATGAAGATAACCACACAGTCTGCAGGCACCATGGG GAGGAGCACTCGTGTCCCTGAGCCCATCCAGCCCCCCGTGGTTCCCGAGGGAAAGCTCTCTGCAGCTTCATCTGCTTCCTCACTGACATCAATCAG CTCAAGTGGAGGAGCCCCTGGGGAAGGCATCCCAGCACCACCCCCACTCCCACCCCTCCCGGGACCACCACCcaccccagctgcagccaccatcccACCCCCTCCACCTCTCCCTGGGGATCTgctcccaccaccaccaccaccagggGACCTGGATGTGCCCCCACCAGACTTCAGCCTTCCAG TCTCCAATGACCCAGAGTCACcgctgccaccaccaccaccactgccCAACTTTGAGGATTtcaccccaccaccaccaccaccagctgCAGAGGAACCCTCATGTGTCCCTGAGAGCTACTTGGATAAAG TGCTGACCATCTACCCGTACACACGACAGAAGGACAATGAGCTCTCCTTCGAGCCTGGTGCCCTCATCTATGTCACACGGAGGTACTCTGATGGATGGTGTGAAGGCATCATGGGCGAGGAAGCAGGTTTCTTCCCTGGCAATTATGTAGAGCCCTtctga
- the GNGT2 gene encoding guanine nucleotide-binding protein G(I)/G(S)/G(O) subunit gamma-T2 — MAQDMTEKELLKMELDQLKKEVKNERQMVSKTGKELKEYIESMAGEDPLLKGVPEDKNPFKEKGGCTIS, encoded by the exons ATGGCTCAGGATATGACAGAGAAGGAACTGTTGAAAATGGAATTGGATCAGCTGAAGAAGGAAGTGAAGAACGAGAGGCAAATG gTCTCCAAGACTGGCAAAGAGCTCAAGGAATACATAGAATCCATGGCAGGAGAGGACCCGCTTTTAAAAGGTGTCCCTGAGGACAAGAACCCCTTTAAGGAGAAGGGCGGCTGTACGATAAGCTGa